The Raphanus sativus cultivar WK10039 chromosome 2, ASM80110v3, whole genome shotgun sequence DNA segment atatatagtcgTTTAGTCTTAAGTTTGTATTCAGTCTAAaagtttttgattgattaataaaAGGAGTTTcgttaaatatgtttttataaaccactgATAAGAGTATTCTTAAACGCTAAAGGAATTTTAGTTAAGCAATGAGAAGTGTATTCTCAAACATAGTTCTCAGTTATTTTTAGAATCACTAAAAGCTTTCGCTACCTCAGATACCAACTCGCGCTCTCGTGTTAAGCTTGCGAGATATATCATCTAGACGCCTAGTAGAATGATTAGAATGATTAAAATTTAGAGTGAATTtgtttaaaatccaaaaatatgatgaaattaacaaaatacttatgatggAACAAATTTGGCGTATatggaaaaatatattatggtgTGGGATTTAGGATATTGGTTTAAGACCATCTCTAATGTATTTGctatttttatatctaaaatagatGAACTTTATAATAGAATTGAGATATACTCTAATGTAGTTTTCTAAAATagcaatttctattttatagaataaaaaatagaggaatgttattttttcttctataaatagagaaaaaatagaaatctctattgtaaaggaaaaaatagaggTGGGTTGCCTCCAAATGCTATTATGGAAGTGAAAATAATAATGGATTGGAAATGCTCTAATTAGGGCAAAAATTTAGTATACATGATGTAATTCCACTAAAATTTATGGtgtaataaaaagtatatattccagcaaaaaaaagaagataaaacgACAACAAGAAGACTTAAAAAGCAGTAGAAATGTCAGTAAGTATGTGAAAGACTGAGTCACAGAACAgtttgtacaaaaaaaaaatctctctaCCGGTTACAGCCGGTCACCTTCTCTCGATTTCTCATATAGGCTCTCCCACCAAACCCGGGACTTTTAACTGTTCAGTTTATAACTTTTAATCATTTGTACAACAAATCACCAAACTACATATCtatcaccaaaaaaaaattttacatgGCTCGCATActcgtttttttttattaactactAATACTAAATTACAGCGGATCATGTAAATAACTAGTAAATTCTACAGAACCGTCAAACTTTATCAATATATGGATTAAGCTCTAACTATAGCTGGTAACAACCACCAAAATCCAAATAATGAACCTCGACCAAAACTGCGATGCTCAATAAACATTCCAGGTCTCCGAAGGCATAGATATTTTAGATATTCTTCTTTTCGAACTAAATAATAGTACTATGTACATATATATGATGGGATAATATACACACTCGATCGTGCTTCAAAAAGATAGCAAAAGAACccctatctctctctctctctctcttaaccTCTCGTTTCACCCGTCACCATTATCTCTTACACTGTTACTCACTTGtctctctccttcttcatcTCGAAATCATCCTTTGCCATGTCCGATGCGTACGAGCCTTACCATGTTCTCCAACAAAGCCGACGAGATAAACTTCGGCTTCCTTCTCTCGATTCCCACTTCCACTTTCAccatcctcttcctcctcctccttcttcttccgGCGGCGTGTTTCCTACCGCCGACTCTGATTTCCTCGCAGCCGGTGGTGGATTTCATTCGAACAGCAACAATAACCCTAGCTACAGTAACTTCATGGGTTTTCTCGGTGGGCCATCTTCCTCTTCATCCACCGCAGTCGCTGTTGATCATTCCTTCAACGCCGGACTTTCTTCCGGCGACGTTCTTGTCTTCAAACCCGAGCCTTTATCTCTCTCTTTATCATCTCACCCTAGACCTACTTACGATCTCGTCGTTCCCGGCGTTGTTAACTCCGGATTCTGTAGATCCGCAGCTGAAGCCGCCGCTGCCGCTGCCGCCGTCACCGTCGCGTCAAGAAGCTCCGGTCCTCTCGGGCCGTTCACTGGCTACGCATCTATTCTGAAAGGGTCGAAGTTCTTGAAACCAGCACAGATGCTTCTTGATGATTTTTGTAGTGTGAGTCGTGCGGTTTACACCGAACAAAACATCGACGACGACGAGGACTATTCCTCTTTGCTTTTTGACCCAACTATTGATAATCTCTGCGGCGTTTCTGACGCCGGCTCAGGAGAAAGTGGGAAGAAAAAATCAAAGCTCATCTCCATGCTCGACGAggtaataattaattataatttgttatgCTATTATCTGGAAAACAATTTAAAACTTTTGTCTGAGTAAaagtttgtcaaaaaaaaaaaaaaacttttgtctGAAATTACTAATATGTATGTGTATTATTGTGTTAAATGTTCACAGTTCTTGGTCGGTGTCCTTTGAAATTGGTGGCAATAATGTGATAAATGATAATGTTTCTTAAAAAGATCTTCCTTGGAAAACGAACTCCTTCACAGCCATTTAAAAACTATATCGTTTTAAATACTTATCTTATTTCATTCATTATAAGAGGAAGTGTTATTTTAATTGAACGTTCCCTACGTTGCATGAGTAGAAGATGTTATTAATCCCAAGTTAACAGATGGATGATACATTCATTTTGAATAGGATTTTTAAGGTTAtgctaaataaaaatatattataagtaACTTTATATTGAGCTTCCCTGGCTCTTGATCTAAATTTGTGAATTGGATTCTTCATATCTTAACGATATAAACTTAAAGTGTTAAAAGAGAATTTCTTCTTTATGAAAGGGAATATATGCATGAGATTGATATGTCATCTTAAAGCTAGGGTCTTAAAGATTTTAACTAGTTTATTCTGTAGTATATAGCATACTTTTAGAGTAAGTAAATAATGTACGAGCCATTggagtttataatttttacatgATTATTACATAATTGGTTCGAATCTAAAAAAACATTTCCATGTGACCTTTTCAAGGTTTACAAAAGGTATAAGCAGTACTATGAGCAGCTTCAAGCTGTGATGGGCTCATTCGAATGCGTCGCAGGTCTCGGGCACGCAGCTCCTTATGCTAGTTTAACATTAAAGGTGTTGTCTAAGCATTTCAAATGTTTGAAGAATGCTATAACAGACCAGCTTCAGTTTAGCACCAATAACAAGATCCAACAACAACAATTTTTGGAGTTTGGAGGAAATGATAGTAGTAGAGGCCTGTGTTCTGCTGGTCAAAGACATGGATTCCCTGATCATCATGCTCCTGTATGGAGACCACATCGTGGCCTGCCCGAACGTGCTGTCACCGTTTTAAGGGCTTGGCTCTTCGATCATTTCTTGCATCCGTAAGTATACCCTTTTTAgccatatatttgtttttagagCAGTTGATTTGAGTTTGAGCTTAGTTTTAATTATACTACGCGTTAACCATGTCAATTTGATCAGACCATCAATCATTTTACCGATGTTACACTTGTCTAATGGCCAATAGCCGAATAACTATATGTCTACATATCGTGATATGATAGTCATGTGTCAGGAAGACATGAACCACATTATGCATATACTTGTGAACAGATAGTTATAGATAAATGTGTTTGTTTGTATAGAAGTGTATTATAACTTGGAAGTATGCTCTAGATGGGACATGTCGAATGCTTGTTTGTTTCCCAAACATGGTTATGTCgttttctaattatatttgtaaatgtaaaaatatattataagttATAGTTCTGTGTCTTTTGCAGTTATCCAACTGATACAGACAAACTCATGTTGGCTAAACAGACAGGTCTCTCCAGGAATCAGGTTTTCACTTCTGATATATCagctttgtttttattttctttcttcttcgcAATTTAGCAAAATTACTTGCTAGATAATTAAGAGCATAGGTATAGTTAGCTTATTCTAATACACAATGGAGTTTTTCTAGTGCCggcaattaatttttattagttttactaaatattacattatataCTTTTCAAAACTATCTTACATTTTTAATAGGAAAAATGATCGCTAGCTACGTGAAGTATTAGCCATCACATGGCTAACCATGCAAACTAAACTAATGTATACCTAGCTACacgaaatatatattatgtatgacaacatccctcaacttaatgatattatgtaattaacatcaCGAGTTTATTTTCATTCATCCAAAAATTGATGTAGGATGACATAGACCATTTAAATATCTCgtttcatcaattaaaatattatcaatctGACcttaatttatgtaaaattagattttaaaccGCGTTTTAAAAGCGTAagaattttttaacaaaatttaatttacaaaataaatattttaatattatttgataagtaatattttagaatttttattttagtgtattttaaaagtatataattatattatttatatttatataaatttgaaagtcatataaaatattatatatttattttaattataaaacttatttaaCGTCAAtctgaaattttatttgtttagaaaTTATTTGATGTCAACTTAAACCAAATATTATCTTGTGTATATAGTTATTAATACTACACTTTTAAGAATAAATGTAATCTAATAATACAAATCTAATATTACAGTTTTACTAAGTTTAAGTGaatgaaatttttgtttatgaaaatataaataaaataattcattaatttaattaattttgtattaaaaaataaaaatttagagtcaatatataaatagacatcaaaacaattatcagataagtatatatcacataattaatcaaatgaattacagaactatattaaattttaataataaaacagattaaaataatttaaaaaataatcttatataactttcaaatttaataggaacaaaatagtataattatatagttttcaaattcactaaaataaaaacgTAAAACACTActaatcaaaaaatattaagacatattgattttgtaaattaaattttgttaaaaatattccTACGCTTTTAAAACGTggttttaaatctaattttagataaattacGGTCATattggttatattttaattgataagaTGTGGTATTTAAACAGTCTTTGTCATCCACATCAGTTTTGGGATGAATGAAATTAAACTCGTGATGTTAACTACATAGCATCATTAAGTTGAGGGATGTTGTAATGCATAATATACACTTCGTGTAGCTAGGTATACATTAATTTAGTTTGCATGTTTAGCCATGTGATTGCCAATACTTTATGTAGCCAACgatcatttttcctttttaatacaGCTAAAGCAAATTCTAGAACGACattaataaaacagaaaaattattatatttctaaaattcaaTTAAACCATGCGGTAAAACATAAGAAGAAATCAATCGTCTGGTGTGTCATGATATTCATTCAACTACTTAATTTAGTCCACTTTCTAGGAATGCTCCGTAGGTTATTGAAACTGGCTATTTAGGAACTTAACTGGTGGATTATTTTCAGGTGTCTAATTGGTTCATAAACGCACGAGTTAGGGTTTGGAAACCGATGGTCGAAGAGATTCATATGCTGGAGACTCGACAATCTCAGAAATCTTCCTCTTCTTGGAGAGACACCACCACTGTGTTCCCCGACCACAACAACAATCCTTCTTCCTCCACGGCTCAACAAGCTAACAACAGCTCTTCTCCCGCTAGACGGGTGCGAAACGATGACGTTCATGCCATCACCAACAACAATAACAACCGCTTTATGAACGCTGGAAACGGTGGGAATGTTGGAGGCGGCGGCGCGGTTAACTTCTCCTACGGTATTGCGTCATCGAATGTCCCGGGGATGAATACTAGCACAAATGGAGGAGTGTCGTTGACGTTAGGGCTTCATCATCAGATTGGGTTGCCGGAGCCTTTCCCAATGACAACTGCTCAGAGGTTTGGACTTGACGCTGGCagtagtggtggtggtggtggtgggtaTGAAGGGCAGGATCGTTCGTTTGGGAGAGATTTTATTGGAGGTAGTAATCATCAGTTTCTACATGATTTTGTAGGATGATATCATTTGTATTGGAAGGAAAAATATGTTCGACGTAACGTTTGACAATGTATTTGAGATATGAGAAATGGAAATGCATGTGATGTGTTTATTAGAATGTTTTTAGATTTTCTTCTTCTGACTAATCTATAAAGAATGAAAATGATTTCCATAGAAATGAAATTCGACTAAATCCAGATTGTTAATGCGATGAAGAATGTCTATTTTGAATACTTAAGAGTCTGAtaagtttgtcaaaaagaaaaaggaaataataGTGAtaagtttgtcaaaaagaaaaaggaaataataGTCTGGTGAGTAGTTGAACTCTGTTTTGAAACCCTAACTTTTCAGAGTAACTAAACCATCTGGTATGAGTGATTGAGACTAGGCATGGGCataaaatccgaaccgaaccgaatcgaaAAACCCGACCTATTATCTGaaccaaaatagaaaaataccTGAACGTATTTTGTTGGGTGGTACAAAAAATATTCGAACACAAAGTGTTATTAACCAAACCAAACGGGTAATCAGAAAAAATCTGAAATTAAtagtcaatataaatattttgaaatatacataagaatttcaattattaaatttaatattagttgtaatatgatatatatataatataacaattttttaataaatgttttatgtacacagttaattataaaataagtaatttttataatttgttcattgAAACAAcaagtatattttttataaggtaatgtatattgtttacaaatgatgtttgttttcatctttgatttaataatttttattgttattttatcaatagtatgtgtgatagattaattgttatttaatttatgtgttttagtatattttgttttaagtttttgtttatttattctgGTTATATTCGAACTGAACAGATATAACGAGAATTTAAACGATATATggttattttatagttttatgatgCAATACAATTTTGAACCAAATCtgaagtgttattatccgaaaTCGATCcgtaataataaaattttaggaCAGGATCTAGAAGATTTATAATCcgaaaacccgatccgaacccaaACATCCAAGCCTAATTGAGAcgtaatatttattatttaactctACTAAAAGAAACGAGTTTGAACCGTTCAAAAACTATTCTTTTTGGTAGTTTATGATTCAATTCCGTGTGTATCCCATCCAATAATGGTTAAAAAGGGTAAACAAACATGGCTTTTGAAGAGCCCATGAGAGCAAAAGCTGAAAATGTGCTTTTGTTGCTTCACATTAACTTTGCATTTGCATTTGCTTTtggaaaaaatgaaagatataTAACCTTTCCtcttcttaaaatattttttttgttaaaattctttgacacttttcgtgccggggtttggtgatatccggaagctatgtgcacgatcCAGCTAAGACAGAAGTCTTGACCGGGGACTAAACACGTAACCACGTAACCTTGCCTCTTcttaaaatatatcttttgtAATAGAACTTATTCTCCAACGTACCCATTTCTCAGTCTTTTTTATACACCCTTGTTGTTTGTTTATTTCCTGATATGTACgtatatgaaataaaattcgATATGGTTTTCTTATGGCTTTTATATATACtcattacaaattatttatcaaCTTATGAACATAATCGGATTCATATAGTTGCGATCTGAgcatgtaatttaaaaaaagaatcaaaattcaaaataagaTGCTTATGGATTTATATTCAAAATCTCTAACAATCCAATAGATTgtcattttaaaaagaaaggTTATGGTAAATTACGGTTCATCGTAATTGCATGCTTTGAAAATGAGAGTGTAACTAAGAAAGAAACATTTGCACGTGGATTACTCAGAATTAGTGGACTTAACTGAACTAAATGTTTCTACTTTATTATAAAATGTGAACATATATTAGCTAACTGtcttttcaaatatatgaaatttatttaataattggGATGAAAATCGTTCATGTGAATATGAGCAGAGACCCGAGAGAAGGAAATAAAAGCAGTCAAAGAATATTTCAGACTATTCGTATATTAAaaggcaaaaagaaaaaacgaagTGCCATCATTGGCTCATAGACAACAAAGAATCAATTTCTCATGATTTTATCTCTCACAATCCAGTTCTTTACTATCTACACATTGTataaaccaaataaatcatacatattACTATTCGATTTGTTCTTTGAAATTTCAACAGAAGTATTGTATATTAAAATGATCTCATTTGTCGATTGCAATCTGTTCCCATTTGTTCCTTTGTTTTTCACTGTTTTTGACAAAGTAACAAAATCTATGAGAAAAGCTTTTGCTTTGCGTtgtgttcagaaaaaaaaaacttttgctTTGTGAACTCTTAACATTTCATTAATCATATTTACAGTTAAGCAAAAAAAAGGGGGATCTCAACTGTATTTTAAGAAAGATTattaaaaaccaaaacatatcccctagtctatatttgagaagtgatttgccacatgttttctctacaatcgttttcaaaaaaaaaattgtaacgtgtctattaagattgatgacatgtcatatggttaaatatgacatggacaattacatttaatgctaatatatatttttgaaaatctttttagaatatggcaataactcatatattacatttaatattgatttatatttttggtaaactttgtagaatatagtaataactcataaatcatcactaaaataaatatattcaaatatgatattttgaatttcgaaatattatataattttacttttataataataaaatttttattatctaaaattttctaaattttctgaattaaaaaaaataaatcgtaatatcattagtttattttagatatctacaaattatataaatattatttagttttaaattttgataactatacaattttatatgatttttagtaattctGTACAagttgatataataatttaaccaaatgaaataaataatttttttatctaagattttaactttatatatatacatatatattcttaaatataatttaaaataaaaaaaatattttctcttaattttatgcttaattaatgatatttgtattaattattagtcaaaataataaaatatataatattaataaattacattttaaaatataaaatttaatttttaaaaaattcatcagtacacatggtgcatgaaaacacctagattaataattgtgacatagctactaaaattgatgacatgtcttatagattaatatgacatggacaattatatataatgttaatttatatttttgataaaatttttagaatatggtaataactcatatattatatttattatcgatttatatttttggactttttaaaaatatggcaataacgcataaatcatcattaaaataaatatattcaattatggcatttcaaattttgaaatatcat contains these protein-coding regions:
- the LOC108818842 gene encoding BEL1-like homeodomain protein 9; its protein translation is MSDAYEPYHVLQQSRRDKLRLPSLDSHFHFHHPLPPPPSSSGGVFPTADSDFLAAGGGFHSNSNNNPSYSNFMGFLGGPSSSSSTAVAVDHSFNAGLSSGDVLVFKPEPLSLSLSSHPRPTYDLVVPGVVNSGFCRSAAEAAAAAAAVTVASRSSGPLGPFTGYASILKGSKFLKPAQMLLDDFCSVSRAVYTEQNIDDDEDYSSLLFDPTIDNLCGVSDAGSGESGKKKSKLISMLDEVYKRYKQYYEQLQAVMGSFECVAGLGHAAPYASLTLKVLSKHFKCLKNAITDQLQFSTNNKIQQQQFLEFGGNDSSRGLCSAGQRHGFPDHHAPVWRPHRGLPERAVTVLRAWLFDHFLHPYPTDTDKLMLAKQTGLSRNQVSNWFINARVRVWKPMVEEIHMLETRQSQKSSSSWRDTTTVFPDHNNNPSSSTAQQANNSSSPARRVRNDDVHAITNNNNNRFMNAGNGGNVGGGGAVNFSYGIASSNVPGMNTSTNGGVSLTLGLHHQIGLPEPFPMTTAQRFGLDAGSSGGGGGGYEGQDRSFGRDFIGGSNHQFLHDFVG